One genomic window of Cellulophaga sp. Hel_I_12 includes the following:
- the folB gene encoding dihydroneopterin aldolase yields MGKIKLSNIKVYAYHGCLREESIIGSDYSVDVELVADLTKASISDDLEDTVDYVLINHIVKEEMAIKSKLLEHVAKRILDRIFDSCGSVSKAEVRVSKINPPINGDVEMVSINLQLTR; encoded by the coding sequence ATGGGAAAAATTAAGCTAAGCAATATTAAAGTGTATGCCTATCATGGGTGTTTAAGAGAAGAAAGTATTATTGGGAGTGACTATAGCGTTGATGTTGAGCTTGTTGCCGATTTAACGAAAGCATCAATATCCGATGACCTCGAGGATACCGTTGATTATGTGCTGATCAATCACATCGTAAAAGAAGAAATGGCGATTAAATCAAAGCTGTTAGAACATGTGGCAAAACGTATCTTAGACCGAATTTTTGATTCCTGTGGTTCAGTTTCTAAAGCAGAAGTTAGGGTATCAAAAATTAACCCGCCTATTAACGGAGACGTTGAAATGGTTTCGATAAACTTACAATTAACTCGTTGA
- a CDS encoding DMT family transporter: protein MKKPRMALAVGILCISIFPLLVKLGYTSGLISAFYRMAIAFIVLLPVVLWKNQWKLPSLSLTLLALLSGVLFGCDVAFWNIAIVESTATQASLLTNLSPIWVGIITFLFLKNKPSSNFWMGTLIALLGMITIVGFQFFIAFQFNRAFIFGLLSGVFYAFYLLISKRVLAQVNILSFMFMSLFSSAIFLGFINFAAGEDFYGYTLKTWMVLIIQAVVCQLLAWFSLSYAIKHIRTTRVSLSLLAQAFITALLAWLFLNEAISLQMILGGLVLLVGIGITFIDKPITFQNLFSKRKLSIK, encoded by the coding sequence ATGAAGAAACCTAGAATGGCTTTAGCAGTCGGTATTTTATGTATTTCAATTTTCCCTCTTTTGGTAAAATTAGGATATACCTCAGGTTTAATTTCAGCCTTTTACCGAATGGCCATAGCATTTATCGTGCTTTTACCTGTGGTGCTTTGGAAAAATCAATGGAAGCTACCAAGCTTATCCTTAACACTTTTAGCACTTTTGAGTGGAGTATTATTTGGATGCGATGTGGCATTTTGGAACATCGCTATAGTAGAATCTACAGCAACTCAGGCTTCGCTTCTCACAAATTTATCGCCTATTTGGGTGGGAATTATTACTTTTTTATTTTTAAAAAACAAACCTTCCTCTAATTTTTGGATGGGCACTTTAATAGCGCTTTTAGGTATGATTACGATTGTTGGCTTCCAATTTTTTATAGCATTTCAATTTAACCGTGCATTTATCTTTGGTCTATTGTCAGGCGTGTTTTATGCTTTTTATTTATTAATTTCTAAACGTGTATTGGCCCAAGTAAACATCCTTAGTTTTATGTTTATGAGCCTTTTTTCGTCGGCTATTTTTTTAGGTTTTATAAACTTTGCAGCAGGAGAGGATTTTTATGGCTATACGCTAAAAACTTGGATGGTACTAATCATACAAGCTGTTGTTTGTCAGCTTTTAGCTTGGTTTTCACTGAGCTATGCCATAAAGCATATTAGAACTACAAGAGTGTCTTTAAGTCTTTTGGCACAGGCTTTTATCACAGCTCTTTTAGCCTGGTTATTTTTAAATGAAGCAATCAGTCTGCAAATGATTTTGGGTGGGCTAGTGCTTTTAGTAGGAATCGGTATTACGTTTATAGACAAACCTATCACATTTCAAAATTTATTTTCTAAAAGAAAATTATCCATAAAATAG
- a CDS encoding type IX secretion system membrane protein PorP/SprF, whose protein sequence is MKKIIITGVFLLFTFLSKAQELNSPQLSQYLADNPFVLSPTYAGIGDHVKIRVNGLTQWVGIKDAPDTQSLAADMRLGNRSGVGVFLYNDRNGYTKQQGARLSFAHHLTLDRYDDEFLSFGLSYNFNQFRIDIQEFIDSGGDPSVTDDRSTTNHNLDVGLLYRKANFYFSLNVSNILDKDLTGFNVTFEPNRLRNYYLYTGYRYKKSKTSDLEIEPSLLFKMFESDNRSETDFNLKFRFYDFEDYYYLGLSYRVLIEQPGSPNFLTPLFGFKKNNLYFGYSYQIQLNEISNYSTGTHVVTLGVDLFQGISNCRCTY, encoded by the coding sequence ATGAAGAAAATAATAATAACAGGAGTATTTCTTTTGTTTACTTTTTTAAGTAAAGCTCAAGAGCTTAACTCTCCCCAGCTCTCCCAATATTTGGCAGATAACCCATTTGTGTTATCGCCTACTTATGCGGGTATTGGTGATCATGTTAAAATACGTGTCAATGGTTTAACGCAGTGGGTAGGTATCAAAGATGCCCCTGATACACAATCCTTGGCCGCTGATATGAGGTTAGGCAATAGATCTGGAGTAGGTGTTTTTTTATACAATGATAGAAACGGATATACAAAACAGCAAGGAGCAAGACTTTCATTTGCGCATCATTTAACCTTAGACCGCTACGATGATGAATTTTTATCTTTTGGGCTATCCTATAATTTTAATCAATTTAGAATCGACATTCAAGAGTTTATTGATTCAGGTGGAGACCCAAGCGTTACCGATGACCGTTCAACAACAAATCACAATTTAGATGTTGGTCTGTTGTATCGAAAAGCTAATTTTTACTTTAGCCTTAATGTTTCAAATATACTTGACAAAGATCTTACTGGTTTCAATGTAACTTTTGAACCAAACAGGTTAAGAAACTATTATTTGTATACGGGTTATCGCTATAAAAAAAGCAAAACCAGTGATTTAGAAATAGAACCCTCTTTACTTTTTAAAATGTTTGAAAGTGACAATAGATCTGAAACAGATTTTAACTTGAAATTTAGATTTTATGATTTTGAAGATTATTACTATTTAGGTTTAAGTTATCGAGTTTTAATTGAGCAGCCAGGATCTCCTAACTTTTTAACACCTCTTTTCGGTTTCAAAAAGAATAATTTATATTTTGGCTATTCCTACCAAATTCAATTAAATGAAATAAGTAATTATAGTACTGGAACCCATGTGGTAACCTTAGGTGTAGATTTATTTCAAGGAATAAGTAATTGTAGATGTACCTACTAA